In Streptomyces sp. NBC_01717, one DNA window encodes the following:
- a CDS encoding AI-2E family transporter, whose product MSPALRTAAAYAWRILVVGVVVYAGFSALGRFHEVAVAVFLGLVVTAVLRPPTDFLARVLPRPLAVAVALLGSLVLVLGVLSLVGEAVAGERAGLERQFSEGLARIERWLAEPPFRLNPGALKDLQARIGQYLSSHRSTLISSALSGVGRVVEVMTVFVLALFCSVFFIYSGDRQWGWLCEQLPATARERVEIAGRAAWRTFTGYTHGIIVVAATNAVLVGLALFVLGVPLALPLALLEFFAAFVPLIGSPIALGIAAVVALASKGPIVAAVVIALIVVIGQIEGHLLHPIVMSWAVRLHPVVIALSVIAGAIAAGVLGAIVTVPLVSVVWSVHQALQRARRSTQAKPTRARSATGIRRGRGPDRPGL is encoded by the coding sequence GTGTCGCCTGCGCTGCGGACGGCCGCTGCCTACGCCTGGCGGATCCTCGTCGTGGGAGTTGTCGTCTACGCCGGTTTTTCAGCGCTGGGACGGTTCCACGAGGTCGCGGTAGCCGTCTTTCTCGGCCTGGTAGTCACGGCGGTGCTGCGCCCGCCGACGGACTTCCTGGCTCGTGTGCTGCCGCGGCCGCTCGCGGTGGCAGTGGCGCTCCTCGGCAGTCTCGTCCTGGTCCTGGGCGTGCTGTCCCTTGTCGGTGAGGCGGTCGCCGGAGAAAGGGCCGGGCTGGAGCGGCAGTTCAGCGAAGGCCTCGCCAGGATCGAGCGCTGGCTGGCGGAGCCACCGTTCCGTCTGAACCCCGGTGCACTGAAAGACTTGCAGGCCCGGATCGGACAATATCTGTCCAGCCATCGGTCCACCCTGATCAGCTCGGCGCTCAGTGGCGTGGGCCGAGTGGTGGAAGTGATGACCGTGTTCGTTCTCGCGCTGTTCTGCTCGGTCTTCTTCATCTACTCGGGCGACCGGCAATGGGGCTGGTTGTGCGAACAGCTGCCGGCGACGGCGCGGGAGCGGGTGGAGATCGCGGGCCGAGCAGCGTGGCGGACGTTCACGGGGTACACCCACGGCATCATCGTGGTGGCTGCCACCAACGCCGTACTCGTCGGACTCGCCCTGTTCGTACTGGGAGTGCCGCTGGCGCTTCCGTTGGCGCTGCTGGAGTTCTTCGCGGCCTTCGTACCCCTGATCGGCTCACCGATCGCCCTTGGAATTGCTGCCGTTGTGGCTCTGGCGTCGAAGGGCCCGATCGTAGCGGCCGTCGTCATCGCGCTGATCGTCGTCATCGGGCAGATCGAGGGGCATCTGCTGCACCCGATCGTGATGAGCTGGGCCGTCCGACTGCATCCGGTCGTGATCGCGCTCTCCGTGATCGCCGGCGCGATCGCGGCGGGGGTGCTGGGAGCGATCGTGACGGTGCCCCTCGTCTCCGTGGTCTGGTCGGTCCATCAGGCTCTGCAGCGGGCGCGGAGATCCACACAGGCGAAGCCCACCCGTGCACGGTCGGCGACCGGCATCCGAAGGGGACGAGGGCCGGACCGTCCCGGCTTGTAG
- a CDS encoding response regulator translates to MTAPQAAASETASILIVDDMEENLVALEAVLGSLGHVVRARSGEEALKAMLRQEFAVVLIDVLMPGMNGFETAANIKGLDQTKDVPIILLTGAAVDPNYAYRGYTVGAADFLIKPFDPWLLRTKVNVFLDLFRKNRQLVDQSDQLKRLLTADGGHPGVAPAAPAPADATTEPSYVTGRQDPTDAAEGSAPPEEPDRLSEVVGQLAQAELLLRDANGPGGADLADRIVELEQAVGRLMAERET, encoded by the coding sequence ATGACGGCGCCACAAGCAGCAGCATCGGAGACCGCCAGCATCCTCATCGTCGACGACATGGAGGAGAACCTGGTCGCCCTCGAAGCCGTACTCGGCTCGCTGGGCCATGTGGTCCGCGCGCGCTCGGGTGAGGAAGCCCTCAAGGCGATGCTGCGCCAGGAATTCGCGGTCGTGCTCATCGACGTGCTGATGCCGGGCATGAACGGCTTCGAGACCGCCGCCAACATCAAGGGCCTCGACCAGACGAAGGACGTCCCGATCATCCTGCTGACCGGAGCCGCAGTCGATCCGAACTACGCCTATCGCGGCTACACGGTGGGCGCCGCCGATTTCCTGATCAAGCCGTTCGACCCCTGGCTGCTGCGGACCAAGGTCAACGTCTTCCTCGATCTTTTCCGCAAGAACCGCCAGCTCGTGGACCAATCCGACCAGTTGAAGCGCCTCCTGACGGCGGACGGCGGCCACCCCGGGGTTGCGCCGGCCGCCCCCGCCCCGGCTGACGCAACCACCGAGCCTTCGTACGTTACGGGCCGCCAGGACCCTACGGACGCCGCGGAAGGCTCTGCACCCCCGGAAGAGCCCGACCGACTCTCCGAGGTCGTCGGCCAACTCGCCCAGGCGGAACTCCTGCTACGAGATGCCAACGGTCCGGGCGGGGCGGACCTCGCCGACCGCATCGTCGAACTGGAACAGGCGGTGGGACGGCTGATGGCGGAACGCGAGACGTAG
- a CDS encoding iron chaperone, whose translation MDKEVRDYIDGIPAEHRPLFDRLHRLILEAHPGAAVVISYRIPTYKVGSRRLHVGAWNHGVSLYGWQQGRDAGFATRHPALISGRATIRLRPDDAASIPDDELRDLARAALDN comes from the coding sequence GTGGACAAGGAAGTGCGCGACTACATCGACGGCATTCCCGCCGAGCACCGTCCGCTGTTCGACCGACTGCACCGGCTGATCCTGGAGGCCCACCCCGGGGCGGCCGTGGTCATCTCCTACAGGATCCCCACCTACAAGGTCGGCAGCCGTCGGCTCCATGTCGGCGCATGGAACCACGGAGTTTCCCTCTACGGCTGGCAGCAAGGCCGCGACGCCGGTTTCGCCACCCGCCACCCCGCGCTCATCTCAGGCAGGGCGACCATCCGGCTACGGCCCGACGACGCGGCTTCCATCCCGGATGACGAGCTCCGTGACCTGGCGCGGGCGGCGTTGGACAACTGA
- a CDS encoding PP2C family protein-serine/threonine phosphatase — MTTPRIDYQSLFIATPSPYLVLGPDLVIIDVNRAYLTATGRTREDLVGQYLFDAFPDNPADPGADGVQNLGASLRRALRSKESDTMAVQKYDIPVADKPGVFEERWWSPINTPVLGPDGQVAWIIHRVEDVTAFVLSHPSRPRGGGELGKWEAMESELYARARELQGLNEELRQAHARERQVAIRLQEAMLYSPDLARHRNVAVRYLPAAGSLNVCGDWYDLVDLPDDGCALAVGDVVGHGLEAAAVMGMLRSALSAAVRSRQEPAKALEVLGLYARSVEGALTTTAVQVVIAPHSHRLTYSSAGHLPPVLVHHDGTFDLLDQATDPPLGARPEHVPRPQAELSYTPGDTLVLYTDGLIERRGEDIDAGLHRLTDALARFTRLSPQRLADAVLARLGVSAGARDDIALVVLRL, encoded by the coding sequence GTGACGACACCACGGATCGACTACCAGTCGCTGTTCATCGCCACGCCCAGCCCCTACCTGGTGCTCGGTCCCGACCTGGTGATCATCGACGTCAACCGGGCGTATCTGACAGCGACCGGCCGCACTCGGGAGGATCTGGTCGGGCAGTACCTCTTCGACGCCTTCCCGGACAATCCTGCGGATCCGGGCGCGGACGGGGTGCAGAACCTGGGCGCCTCCCTGCGCCGGGCCCTGCGCTCCAAGGAGTCGGACACGATGGCGGTGCAGAAGTACGACATCCCGGTTGCGGACAAGCCCGGCGTGTTCGAGGAGCGATGGTGGTCGCCGATCAACACCCCTGTGCTGGGGCCGGACGGACAGGTGGCGTGGATCATCCACCGAGTGGAGGACGTGACCGCGTTCGTGCTGTCCCATCCCTCCCGCCCGCGAGGCGGCGGGGAGCTCGGCAAATGGGAGGCGATGGAATCCGAACTGTACGCACGGGCGCGTGAGCTCCAGGGGCTGAACGAGGAACTGCGCCAAGCCCACGCCCGTGAACGCCAGGTCGCCATCAGGTTGCAGGAAGCCATGCTCTACTCGCCCGACCTGGCCCGGCATCGCAATGTCGCGGTGCGCTACCTGCCGGCCGCCGGATCTCTGAACGTGTGCGGCGACTGGTACGACCTGGTCGACCTGCCCGACGACGGCTGCGCCCTGGCCGTCGGTGACGTTGTCGGCCACGGCCTGGAGGCTGCTGCCGTCATGGGAATGCTTCGCAGCGCGCTGTCCGCCGCCGTCCGATCCCGCCAGGAGCCCGCCAAGGCGCTGGAGGTTCTGGGGCTGTACGCGCGCTCGGTCGAAGGTGCGCTGACCACCACCGCGGTCCAAGTCGTCATCGCCCCTCACAGCCACCGCCTCACCTACAGCAGCGCCGGCCACCTCCCGCCTGTCCTGGTCCACCACGACGGCACCTTCGACCTGCTCGACCAGGCCACCGACCCACCGCTGGGCGCCCGCCCCGAACACGTCCCCCGCCCCCAGGCAGAGCTGTCCTACACCCCCGGCGACACCCTCGTGCTCTACACCGACGGCCTCATCGAACGCCGCGGCGAGGACATCGACGCCGGTCTGCACCGCCTCACCGACGCACTCGCCCGCTTCACCCGCCTCAGCCCCCAACGCCTTGCTGACGCCGTACTCGCCCGCCTCGGCGTCAGCGCCGGCGCCCGCGACGACATCGCTCTGGTCGTTCTCCGCCTGTAG
- a CDS encoding glycoside hydrolase family 15 protein → MHDPDPPFRPVRRREGYLPLENLGLIGDGATAALVGLDGSVSWMCLPRFDAEPLFCGLLDQARGGHFTLAPEDLVEARQRYEPDTGVLTTELRTPTGLVRVTDALALRSGADLTDDAPADRAELVRSAVVLAGNVRLRVDLEPRGGGQARALFSGLEVRSSRRPDLRLHLRSSRPLDGLHSTHDLQQGDRLDLVLSWGRFHRHHRFDADAMLQETADAWRRWMKHMDYGGPEESLVRRAAITLKMCDDWANGSLVAAPTSALPAPIGGIRNWDYRYAWIRDAAFAVFALRRIGFRGEADAFLGWVLDAFEYSRRPRIMYGLDGSPVPDEVEDSELEGYRRSAPVRWGNGAADQRQHDVYGEILDCADQWLLSGGEVQPALWTSLADLAEAAGQAWRQPDQGIWEVRSEGRVFTYSAGMCQVALDRAAAIGERLHLPGRIAEWRASADRLRRLILEQSWDEDAQTLSTHLDGGGIVDASLLALPLRQVVPADHPRMVATTRAIAERLSAGNGLLYRYLHKESPDGLAGDEGAFVLCSFWLVDNLIGQGRIEEADELYASLCARASPLGLLSEQIDPSTGEFMGNFPQAFSHIGIIASGVNLARAKAGAQP, encoded by the coding sequence ATGCACGATCCGGATCCACCGTTCCGGCCGGTCCGCAGGCGGGAGGGTTACCTGCCGCTGGAGAACCTCGGCCTCATCGGGGACGGCGCGACAGCCGCGCTGGTGGGCCTGGACGGCTCCGTCTCGTGGATGTGCCTTCCCCGATTCGATGCCGAACCCCTGTTCTGCGGCTTGCTGGATCAAGCACGAGGCGGGCATTTCACCCTGGCACCGGAAGACCTGGTGGAGGCGCGACAGCGCTATGAACCTGACACCGGTGTACTGACAACCGAATTGCGCACTCCCACCGGCTTGGTTCGCGTCACCGATGCGCTGGCCCTGCGCTCGGGCGCTGATCTCACCGATGACGCACCGGCTGATCGCGCCGAACTTGTGCGTTCGGCGGTGGTGCTGGCCGGCAATGTGCGCCTACGGGTGGACCTTGAGCCCCGCGGCGGTGGGCAGGCGCGGGCGTTGTTCAGCGGGCTGGAAGTGCGATCGTCCCGGCGACCGGACCTGCGACTCCACCTGCGGTCCAGCCGTCCCCTGGACGGCCTGCACAGCACACATGACCTGCAGCAAGGTGATCGCCTCGATCTCGTGTTGTCCTGGGGCCGCTTCCATCGCCACCACCGGTTCGACGCCGACGCGATGCTGCAGGAGACCGCCGACGCATGGCGCCGCTGGATGAAGCACATGGACTACGGCGGCCCTGAGGAGTCCTTGGTCAGGCGCGCCGCGATCACGCTGAAAATGTGCGACGACTGGGCCAACGGCTCGCTGGTCGCGGCACCCACATCCGCCCTGCCTGCGCCGATCGGCGGGATCCGCAACTGGGACTACCGCTACGCCTGGATCCGCGATGCGGCCTTCGCCGTGTTCGCCCTGCGCCGCATCGGCTTCCGTGGCGAGGCCGACGCCTTCCTCGGCTGGGTTCTTGACGCCTTCGAATACAGCCGTCGGCCCCGGATCATGTACGGCCTCGATGGCAGTCCGGTGCCGGACGAGGTCGAGGACAGCGAGTTGGAAGGCTATCGGCGCTCTGCCCCGGTGCGGTGGGGCAACGGCGCGGCCGACCAGCGCCAGCACGACGTCTACGGCGAGATCCTCGACTGCGCCGACCAGTGGCTGCTTTCCGGCGGTGAGGTCCAGCCCGCGCTGTGGACCAGCCTGGCCGATCTGGCCGAAGCGGCGGGGCAGGCCTGGCGGCAGCCGGATCAGGGAATCTGGGAGGTGCGCAGCGAGGGCCGGGTGTTCACGTACTCGGCCGGGATGTGCCAGGTGGCCCTGGACCGGGCCGCGGCCATCGGTGAGCGGCTTCACCTGCCCGGGCGGATCGCCGAGTGGCGAGCCTCGGCCGACCGGCTGCGCCGGCTCATCCTGGAGCAGTCCTGGGACGAGGACGCACAGACCCTGAGCACACACCTGGACGGCGGCGGCATCGTGGACGCGAGCCTGCTCGCCCTTCCCCTGCGCCAGGTTGTGCCGGCTGATCACCCGCGCATGGTGGCGACCACCAGGGCCATCGCCGAGCGTCTGTCGGCCGGCAACGGGTTGCTCTATCGCTACCTGCACAAGGAGTCACCCGATGGTCTGGCCGGCGACGAGGGTGCCTTCGTGCTGTGCAGTTTCTGGCTGGTCGACAACCTGATCGGCCAAGGCCGGATCGAAGAGGCCGACGAACTGTATGCCTCGCTGTGTGCCCGGGCGAGCCCGCTGGGGCTGCTGTCGGAACAGATCGACCCGTCCACGGGGGAGTTCATGGGCAACTTTCCTCAGGCGTTCAGCCACATCGGGATCATCGCCAGTGGCGTCAACCTCGCCCGGGCGAAGGCAGGCGCTCAGCCCTGA